The Oscillatoria acuminata PCC 6304 genomic interval ACCGAACTACAGCAAAATCGGCAGACTCAGAACCCTGACGGAACCTACTCATCCGACGAGATTAACACCTTCATCAATCAAAATCTGCAAATTTACAACAATCCCCTGGGCGGTTTACCCGTCATTTATGCCCGGTGGGGGCGTGGGGAAACCCAACAAATTCGACTCCTAACGGTCACTCAGGTAGATGCCGATCGCTTGGGAATGCCTCTGGAAATGGTAGCCGATCGCTGGCAGCAACAGATTCGCCAGGGACTGTTACGAGCGTTGTTAGAGCGTCAACCGGACTATCTGGAAAAACAGGTCGTCTGGTCCGTCTCCATCGGTTTGGCGATCGTGCTATCGAGTTTACTCCTGTTTTACTACCAGAAACAATTTAAACGGAAGCGGGACCAAATCCTCGCGACCTCTTATCTCACCCCCTTGGAGAGAACCCCAGTTCCGCTCAGGGAAGTCGAGCATTCAGAGGACTCTGTTCCTGTCGCTGAATCTGAATCCATAGAAATGCAGCAACAAGCCGAATCCATGCGGGAGTTGCAGTACAAGATGAACAAGCAGCAACAGCTTAATGTCAACGATATCCAGCGACGCTTGGCGCAATTTGGCCAAGTCGTCATCTGGGGAGGCGGAACCTACAGCATCTTGGGATTATTTCCCATGAGTCGAGGCATTCAAGTTCTGATTTTGTCTTTACTTCCGGTTCCTTTGCGGCTGTTTGGGGTGGTGTTGAGTACCTATGTGGGGGTGCGCCTGAGTGCGATCGCCATTGATCGGTTCTTTAGCGTCTTGCAAGAGGGTAAATTAGTAGACTTGAATGCGTCCCGACGTTTGGCATTGCGGTTTTCCACCTTTTCCGGAGTGTTTAAAAGTCTGACTGCCGCAGGTTGCGTTAGTATCGGCATTCTCATGACCTTATCCGTGATTGGCCTAGATATTGCGCCGATTCTCGCCGGGGCTGGGATTATTGGGTTAGGGATTTCCTTGGCCTCTCAAAGTTTAATTAAAGATACCATTAACGGGTTTTTGATTTTGTTTGAAGACCAATATGCGATCGGGGATGTGATTCTGGTAGATGATGTAGGCGGACTTGTGGAAAATATGAATCTCCGCATTACCCAACTTCGCAATGGGGAAGGACAGTTAATTACCATTCCCAATAGTGCAATATCCATTGTTCGCAATCTTTCCAAAGAGTGGGCGCGAGTGGATCTCACGATCATAGTCGCCTATCAGAATAATGTGGATCGCGTGTTGCAAGTGCTGCAAGAATTATCTTTAGAGATTTACAGCGAGCCCGAATGGCAGGAAAAAATGATTGATGCCCCGGAAGTGTTGGGGATCGACCAGATCGATTACTCGGGAATTTTAATTCGGATTTGGATTAAAACTAAACCTCTGCAACATTGGAGTGTAGCCCGAGAGTTTCGCCGCCGGATGAAGACGCGGTTGGATCAACATGGAATTGCGATCGGTGTACCTCAACAATCTGTTGTATTTCAGAGTTCCTTAGAACTGTTGAAACAGGCCCGTAATAGCAACGGCGATCGCTCCCCTAAGATCCTGATGGGAAATTCTGATCAGGCTTCATCTTAACTCTGGCTGGAAGGAAGCTCATCCAGCCAGAGTTAAGAGGCAACGGGATGTTACAAACCGGATGGGGTATAAAATTCTGAGCAGATCTCTACACAAATCCCCCACCTGTTTAAGGTGGGGGATTTTTCAGACCTAATATAAACCCGATTTAGGATGACCAGGCTGACTAGCGCTGTTGATTTAAGTATTGGATCAGGTCATCCGACCCCCCAATATGCTTACCATTGATGTACACTTGCGGAACAGTCGTTGCTCCAGAAATCGCCCGTAAAGAACGGGTGGTAATATCGTCTTTTAAGACAATTTCTTCATACTCAAACCCATGTTCTTTAAGGGCCGCTTTAGCGCGAGCACAATAGGGACAACCTTCTTTTGTCAACAGAGAAACACATTCGGGTTTCTTCGCTTCCGGGTTGATATACTTGAGCATCGTCTCTGCATCGGAGACTTCAAAGGGGTCGCCCTCCACCTCGGGTTCGATAAACATTTTTTCAATGGTTTTATCTTTGACTAACATCGAGTAGCGCCAGGAACGCTTACCAAATCCGAGGTCTTCTTTGTTGACCAGCATTCCCATTTTTTCCGTGAATTCGCCATTCCCATCGGGCAGGAAGGTGATATTATCCGCTTTTTGTTCTTTTTTCCATTCATTCATCACAAATGGATCATTGACGGAAACGCAGATAATCTCATCAACACCATTGGATTTAAAGGTGGGGGCTAATTCATTGTAGCCCGGAACGTGAGTGGAGGAACAAGTGGGGGTAAATGCGCCCGGTAGGGAAAAGACGATTACAGTTTTTCCGGCAAATAGATCATCGGTGGAGATGGTTGCCCAGTCTGCATTTTGACGGGTTTGTAAGGTAACATTCGGAACGGTTTGCCCTTCACGATTTTGTAACACGATAGATTCTCCCAGTTGTTGATTTAGTGATGGATGATGGAATTTAGAGTTGATTTAGACAACAAAACCCCTTGTTTTTTGGTTTTTCTTTTAGGCTAGAGTGGATAAAACCCAAGCCTACAGCGATCAGCTTTCGTTTCTGTAAGGGGGGAAAAGAAAGCCGGGGATTTCGTGCTTCACTATTGTAGCGAATCTCCGGGACTGTTCAAGTATCGGGTCCGGGTAGGGGTTATCCGTGGAGCAAGGCGATCGCTTTATGTCTCAGCAATTCTCATTATGGAAATTTTGCTCAATCTTATTGAGAACAGTCTCAGGAGTGCTTCTTGAAAGCCCCATTCCTTCGTTCAAGGTTTGGCCTCCTGGACAGGATGCTGGTCAAAATGAGAATTGCTGCTTTATGTCTCACTCGCCTTGACAAAAAACAACATCGGAGGTATAGCTGCCTTAGTGAATAAATTGCAATAACTCGCGCTGTTGCCAGAGCATTAATATCCCTGTAATTGCCATTGTTGCCAGAGCCAACTGACGAAACTGCTGGTTGCTCATGCTTCGGAGCACATAGCGACCCAGGAGGTTACCGGGGGCGGCGGCGAGTCCGATCGCCAATCCATATCCCAGGTACTGTGGTGTCATCGCACCAAAGGCCAAATAAATCGCAATCTTGACGATATGAATCACCACCACATTAGCCGCTTTGGTGGCAATCATTTCTTCTTTTACCAATCCGTATTTTAGGTAGAGGGGATTTAAGAGGGGACCACTACTGCCGATCAGTCCAGAAATAAAGGAATACAGAAATCCCGCCGGTAAAAAATACCAGGTGGCGATGGGGAAACTACTCTCTTGTTGTTTCACCCAGAAGCCGACTACACTCAAGATCAGGAATAGGCCGATCAGGAGTTGCAGCCATTCTATATTCATTTGGGTAAACAAATACGCACCTAAAATCGCACCTACAATCGCACCGGGTAGGTACCAGAGAGTAATTTTCCAGTTGATGTCGCTCCAGAATAAAAAGATCCGTTGCGAGTTTCCGAGCAACATCCCCATTGTAATGACGGGTGCCACTGCACTAGAGCCAAGCAAAAGGCTAACCAATGGAATCAAGAGGAGCGGACTGCCTGCTGCTGCTAAGGTACTGGTAAACCAGGACAGGAAACTAGCTAGGGTTAACCAAACAAGGAGTATCGACACAAATGGAACGGCGGTTAAAGTTCTTTGTCTATTATTCTCCCATTTTTAACCGAATTTTAACCTAAGAAGTTTCCCTGGCCGAGTAAATTTTGGGAGAAAGTCAAACGGACTGGGAAGAAAAGCTCTCGAAAGGCGATCGCAGTGAGGTGATCTGCGCTACAATGGTCCATCAACCTCGGTATCCTGATCCACAGACCATAAAAAAACCTGCTCCTGGGGTGAGGAGCAGGTTTTTCAAAGGAAGGTGTACCAGCATGTTTATCTTTCTGCTTCTATTGTGCAGTGAGTTTTAACCCTTGTCATCCGGAAAAATACCAGGGTTGCCTATGGCTGCATCCGTAATTTTGCTGACTGTTCTAGGAGGGTTGACTCTCAGTTCCTTCCTCCGTTCCAGTTGATTTCTTCTGATAGACTTCTGGCAGAATTCTTTCAAACCCACCTTTAATCAGGGTTGGAGGGATCGCTCTAACCGTGCCATCCAATGGAGAGTTATTAATAGGAGGCAATCCCCCCCCTAGGGCGTCGGTACAGTAGTTGATCTAATACTGTACCGGCGCTCTAGGAAAGCCCCCTTCTGGATCTAACTTCTCGTTTCTTCTACTCCGAGAAAACTGATCCTCTAGCCTTTAGGGTTGACTGGAATGGCTCTAACTTTGTTCGTCATCGTCTTGTGGGGGATGAGGAAATAGTTTAGCCATCATGTAGCGCGGGTTCAATTGTCCCGGTTGCTGCCTGGGACCGTCACCGCCATCTGGGGGGGCAATGCAAATGGCAGTTTGGTGCACTCCTACCATAATTGCCATAACTCCGGTGATGATCCCATGAATCTGCTCAATCAGGTTTTGAGCTCGCTCTAAATCCGGTGCCAAAATAAAAAAGGTTTTGACCCCTGTTGGGGAAGGCGCAAGGCCAAATTGACATTCTCTTAACAATTCCTGAGTTTGGCGATCTACGGAATCGTAGAAACGGTTGAACAAGGCTTGATAAAAGGATTCAGCAAGCTGGCGATCGCCAAAGCTGGGTTTATACAACATAATAACTCTCAAAGGTAACAGCGTTTCTAGGACTTGAAAATACGGCTATGGTTCTAGTGTGGCCGTTTTGAGTATGACTCACTGCGATCGCTATCCGGGGAGAAGGTGACTCTTATCAAAATTTGCAGTGATGCAAATCCGGGTCCGGTTGTGTTTTCAGTCCAACTTTGCCTCTGTTTCCTGGGACGGCTTTTGCCTCAACGGCGCTTTTACCGCTTTTTCGGCATTCGGGTAACCCCATCACAGATTTATCTTCAAAGGCGGGTTTGCTGTAAGCGGCGATCGGTGATCCCGACCGAGTTGTCTTGATAAGTTGAGAACTGATACAGCAAAGACAAAGACCCCGTTGATCGGTTTTCGTTCCGTTTCGACTCCTTTTACCCTGAAGGAGCGAATATTTGACCAGGTTGTTTACTCTTCAACTAAAATCTTAGCTCGTTTTTTTACGATGTCCCTCTTGTTTTTTGCCGACTCCAAGGGGGCACAATCCGAGTTTAACCTCCAAAACACCTAGGGTCCGGGGTTTAGAACCCCTTGGGTGTACCTAGACCACTGGGCTGAGGCCGGAAACGGACCCCAACTGTTCCGACGGTCGCACCGCGATCAATTTTACTCCTATCTTTCCTCTTTTCCCTCGGTTATAAACTAAGGTAACGATTTTTCCTTCTCCAAACCCTCAGACTCAAGGTGGATATGAGAGAATTTTCTATCCTCAGGTATAAATTCCCCCACTTTCAGACTGCCCAGACCCCTGAGATTTCCCAGTTAAGATGCGATCGCCACTAGGTGGTTCGACAAGTCAATCGGCCAAAATTTGTCCGGCTTTTATAACAATTCGGCTTTTGAATATTGACAAACTTAAACGCTCATGGTTTCTCTTCAAAAACATTGAGGTTTTTTCACAAGGGACTGTCTAGCCCCTGGAGAAGAATTGGGAACTTTTCCAGAGGGGATCAGCCGCTAACAAGACCTAAACCGGGTTTAAGGGTGAGGGGTGAGGTCGGTGTTGTCGCGATCGCACCGGAATGGGTAGACTGTAATTTTAACAAAGATGGGGTGATCACCCCCCGATTCAAGAGGATAAACTATGGCCAATTATGACCTGCGAGGAGAACTTTATCGCGGCTGGATCGTGGTTCCGATTCTGGCAGAAGATATCTTTTTTTATGAATTTCATAGTCCCGAGGGATACCGGAATATCAACCTCCGACCCTTTGATACCCCCGAAGACGCGATCGCCTGCGCCCGAGATGAAATCGATCAAATCATTGAAATTTTTGAAAAGGCCGCTTAACCTGGGCAAGTTGCTACAACCTTAATCAACTCAGGGAAGGACCTCGCTCCCATATGACATCCAGAGGACCAGAAACCCGGTTTCTGGCCCTAATTTTCTGGGGATGAACACAGATTTTCTCAAAACCGTTAGATTTAGAGCATGATAAGCTCACCTTATCTGTCTGATTAGAATAAACTGGGTATAAACCCCTTTACAAATCGTTACAAACCCGTTAATCTAAAAACATCATAACTACCTCGACAAACCAATAGCAATCATAAAACTATGACCACAACTTTACAGCAGCGCGAAAGCGCTAATCTGTGGGACCGCTTCTGCGAATGGGTCGCTTCTACCGAAAACCGCCTTTATATCGGCTGGTTCGGCGTGTTGATGATCCCTACTCTCTTAAGCGCTACCGTTTGTTACATCATCGCCTTCATCGCTGCTCCTCCTGTGGACATTGATGGAATCCGCGAACCTGTTGCCGGTTCTCTGTTGTACGGAAACAACATCATCTCTGGTGCGGTTGTTCCTTCCTCTAACGCGATCGGTCTTCACTTCTACCCCATTTGGGAAGCAGCCAGCTTGGATGAGTGGCTCTACAATGGTGGCCCTTACCAGCTTGTGATTTTCCACTTCCTCATTGGCATCTTCTGCTACATGGGTCGTGAGTGGGAACTCTCCTACCGCTTAGGAATGCGTCCTTGGATCTGCGTTGCTTACTCTGCACCTGTTGCAGCCGCTTCCGCAGTGTTCTTGATCTACCCGATCGGACAAGGTTCTTTCTCTGATGGTATGCCCTTGGGTATCTCTGGAACCTTCAACTTCATGTTGGTGTTCCAAGCTGAACACAACATCCTGATGCACCCCTTCCATATGTTGGGTGTGGCCGGTGTGTTCGGTGGTTCCTTGTTCAGTGCCATGCACGGTTCTCTGGTTACCAGTTCTTTGGTTCGTGAAACCAGCGAAACCGAATCTCAAAACTACGGTTACAAATTCGGTCAAGAAGAAGAAACCTACAACATTGTTGCCGCTCACGGTTACTTTGGTCGTTTAATCTTCCAATATGCTTCTTTCAACAACAGCCGTTCCTTGCACTTCTTCTTAGCTGCTTGGCCGGTTGTGGGTATCTGGTTCACCGCTTTGGGT includes:
- a CDS encoding mechanosensitive ion channel family protein, with amino-acid sequence MDIQKSQDIKPARTGRLPLVGGKIAKRTGQWMAIAALQVLSLQVSPVPAAIGQIPPQQSNPEASTDESETTDTAAESPPQSSTTAALLSLSPNNWLSEDWFSQYLNRPVRLDGRTLFPVAPIELSEGSRVEAIERQLQQLLEAVETELQQNRQTQNPDGTYSSDEINTFINQNLQIYNNPLGGLPVIYARWGRGETQQIRLLTVTQVDADRLGMPLEMVADRWQQQIRQGLLRALLERQPDYLEKQVVWSVSIGLAIVLSSLLLFYYQKQFKRKRDQILATSYLTPLERTPVPLREVEHSEDSVPVAESESIEMQQQAESMRELQYKMNKQQQLNVNDIQRRLAQFGQVVIWGGGTYSILGLFPMSRGIQVLILSLLPVPLRLFGVVLSTYVGVRLSAIAIDRFFSVLQEGKLVDLNASRRLALRFSTFSGVFKSLTAAGCVSIGILMTLSVIGLDIAPILAGAGIIGLGISLASQSLIKDTINGFLILFEDQYAIGDVILVDDVGGLVENMNLRITQLRNGEGQLITIPNSAISIVRNLSKEWARVDLTIIVAYQNNVDRVLQVLQELSLEIYSEPEWQEKMIDAPEVLGIDQIDYSGILIRIWIKTKPLQHWSVAREFRRRMKTRLDQHGIAIGVPQQSVVFQSSLELLKQARNSNGDRSPKILMGNSDQASS
- a CDS encoding glutathione peroxidase yields the protein MLQNREGQTVPNVTLQTRQNADWATISTDDLFAGKTVIVFSLPGAFTPTCSSTHVPGYNELAPTFKSNGVDEIICVSVNDPFVMNEWKKEQKADNITFLPDGNGEFTEKMGMLVNKEDLGFGKRSWRYSMLVKDKTIEKMFIEPEVEGDPFEVSDAETMLKYINPEAKKPECVSLLTKEGCPYCARAKAALKEHGFEYEEIVLKDDITTRSLRAISGATTVPQVYINGKHIGGSDDLIQYLNQQR
- a CDS encoding sulfite exporter TauE/SafE family protein produces the protein MSILLVWLTLASFLSWFTSTLAAAGSPLLLIPLVSLLLGSSAVAPVITMGMLLGNSQRIFLFWSDINWKITLWYLPGAIVGAILGAYLFTQMNIEWLQLLIGLFLILSVVGFWVKQQESSFPIATWYFLPAGFLYSFISGLIGSSGPLLNPLYLKYGLVKEEMIATKAANVVVIHIVKIAIYLAFGAMTPQYLGYGLAIGLAAAPGNLLGRYVLRSMSNQQFRQLALATMAITGILMLWQQRELLQFIH
- the psbA gene encoding photosystem II q(b) protein, with translation MTTTLQQRESANLWDRFCEWVASTENRLYIGWFGVLMIPTLLSATVCYIIAFIAAPPVDIDGIREPVAGSLLYGNNIISGAVVPSSNAIGLHFYPIWEAASLDEWLYNGGPYQLVIFHFLIGIFCYMGREWELSYRLGMRPWICVAYSAPVAAASAVFLIYPIGQGSFSDGMPLGISGTFNFMLVFQAEHNILMHPFHMLGVAGVFGGSLFSAMHGSLVTSSLVRETSETESQNYGYKFGQEEETYNIVAAHGYFGRLIFQYASFNNSRSLHFFLAAWPVVGIWFTALGVSTMAFNLNGFNFNQSIIDSTGRVVNTWADVINRANLGMEVMHERNAHNFPLDLAAGEATPVALTAPSING